A genomic region of Zalophus californianus isolate mZalCal1 chromosome 11, mZalCal1.pri.v2, whole genome shotgun sequence contains the following coding sequences:
- the SCN2B gene encoding sodium channel subunit beta-2, with product MHRDAWLPRPAFRLTGLSLFFSLVPPGRSMEVTVPTTLNVLNGSDARLPCTFNSCYTVNHKQFSLNWTYQECSNCSEEMFLQFRMKIINLKLERFRDRVEFSGNPSKYDVSVTLRNVQLEDVGTYNCYIMNPPDRHRGHGKIYLQVLMEEPPERDSTVAVIVGASVGGFLAVVILVLMVVKCVRRKKEQKLSADDLKTEEEGKTDGEGNADDGPK from the exons ATGCACAGAGATGCCTGGCTACCTCGCCCTGCCTTCAGACTCACGGGGCtcagtctctttttctctttgg TGCCACCAGGGCGGAGCATGGAGGTCACAGTACCTACCACCCTCAACGTCCTCAATGGCTCTGATGCCCGTCTGCCCTGTACATTCAACTCCTGCTACACAGTGAACCACAAACAGTTCTCCCTGAACTGGACCTACCAGGAGTGTAGTAACTGCTCTGAGGAGATG TTCCTCCAGTTCCGCATGAAGATCATCAACCTGAAGCTGGAACGGTTCCGAGACCGTGTGGAGTTCTCAGGGAACCCCAGCAAGTATGACGTGTCGGTGACGCTGAGAAATGTGCAGCTCGAGGATGTGGGCACCTACAACTGCTATATCATGAACCCGCCTGACCGCCACCGTGGCCATGGCAAGATCTACCTGCAGGTCCTCATGGAag agCCCCCTGAGCGGGACTCCACGGTGGCCGTGATCGTGGGCGCCTCCGTGGGCGGCTTCCTGGCGGTGGTCATTTTGGTGCTGATGGTAGTAAAGTGtgtgaggaggaaaaaagagcagAAACTGAGCGCGGACGACCTGAAGACGGAGGAGGAGGGCAAGACGGATGGAGAGGGCAACGCGGACGATGGCCCCAAGTAA